attttataaacaaaagagcataatatatgtttaattttataaaataaataatgtatgaaaaagagaaaaataaataaattcaagtaGAGAGAAGAATATTAAGGTTAGCTATCAGCTTTAGTATATTTGAGCCACGATGGTTTGATACTATctacaaaagagaaaattaaataaactcgACTTGCTGCAAAAGGTTATAATaaggttaaaaatattaactacaaCGAAATTTTCACACCCCTCTCCAAATTTGCTTTCGCCAAATGTCTCATTGTTGTTGTTGCATATGGAGGATTGGATTTGCACTAGATGGATTTGAACAAGCTTTCCTCAGTGATGATCTTGATGAGGAAATGTATATGAAACATCCATAGGGACTTCATAATTTAGATAAGAAGTTAGTATGCAATCTTCAAAATGGACTAAAACAAGCATTACGTCAATGGTTTGGGAAGCTTTGGGAAGCCTCAACGACTTATGGTTTTCCAACAAAGCGATTCAGACAAACTCTATTTTTACTATGGTCAATGGTGATGACAAGTTAACTGTTTTAGTCTTTGTTGATAATCTTACGGCAACCGAGAATAATGTAGAGAAATGCATTTGGTTCAATGAATACATGAAGAGTCAATTTTAAGTTAAAGAATTTAAGTGTTTtacattattttcttaaattacaACTGACATAAATGAGAGACAGTATCTACTTTCACCAACATAAATATGCCTAAGACATCATTGTCGAAGTTGACATAGAAATTGGCAAGAAGGTTGCCACGCCCACTCCTCAACAACACGAACTCTCTATGGAAGATGGTGAATTGCTCGATGAACCTTGGGGCTATAGGATATAACATTGACTTGACAAGACCTCTCGTTTGTAATGCATCTGCCTAGTCAAATTCTTAAATAACTGAGGAAGCCACACCTGGATATGGCAAAAAGGGTGGTTTGTTACATCAGGAATGCACTAGTACCAGATAAGAGTGTCTTTTACAAGTCATGGTAATGTTATCAAGTTCAAATTCATACAGTGGAGTTGTTCAACTCGATAAGTTTACAAGTGGGTTacacataaataaaatgacatcattttcgTGCCACTATTACAAAACAACACTATTCAACtatataatttaaagtcaaaatgacatcgttttgttttaagtttattgagtttgagtttgacgtGTATGAGCTCGTATGTATAGTAGTGTACCAAAGCAAGTTGAACTCGAACATCACTTATTatatcaaacttgaactcaTTTCTTTTAAAACTCGTCAAACTCTAATATAAGCTTAAACTCTATGTttgtattcatttataaaagataatgtACTATATATTATCGTTAGGGCTAGATTCTAATTGAGTTGATTCAAACTCGATTTTCAGTTTGGCTTGAACAATCCCAAAACGAACTTGAGtaaaacaaactcaaacctAAGAGTTTTATATCATTGACATCATTATCGTTAGGAgtagattcgaatcaaacttgaaAGTTTTTGTCTCGTAAAATTTGTGAATCTGTAAAAGCTTGATTAGAATCaactaaaatgataatattttgattcatatttatcaaaacatattattttggttgattttattccaattatataattaaaccaaagtttaatcaagtttgattcaatactataattaaacttaaatttaacttttttaaattgaattaaactaaagttaatttaaaaataatcatgAAATTTATATTCGAATCCAACCTGTTTTAAGTGGAGTTACTCAAAATGACTTATGCACGTGCTCGACTCTCAATAATCCTGTCTGATTGTCATATAAAAGGCAAGGGGCAAAAAGGGAAAGTAGTAATGATTGCCAAACGGGTGGTGGCCAAATGAGCACGATGATTCGCCCATTGACTGAAATGCACCGTTGTATGTTGACGTTGAACTTAAAtccactttaaatatttttgtctgCTATATAACGGCGTTACGGCcgtcactttcttctttttatatataatttagctTTTATATCAAGCTTTACCTCTGCCTCAATCTCTTTATTCGAAAACGCTTCCCAGTttcactctctctctccctGTCTCTTTCTTCCCTCTCCGTCTCTCTTTCTCTCACCTCCTGCATCAATAGCCTTCGTCTGAGCACAAGCTGTTAATGGTTGCGTGAGGAAGAAGTTTGGAATATTGGTTGTTTTGTTCTCGTTGATATCAGTGATCACTTGGGTGTTTTCTAGAAATGGGAAAGAAAGAACTGCGAGATCAGAAAGCCAATGAGAGAGTTGAAGCTGTCCTCAAGCTTCTCAGAAAACAAGCACCTCTCACTACCAAACAGGTGGGTTTTTGGGTATTTCACGGTTCCTTcgctttcatttctttttcactGCTTCCTTTTTCCTCGCATGTTTTACTTGCTTTTCGTTACAAAGTTGTTACAGCAAGAGAATTTTCGTATTCAAAATGTGTTCTTCATTGCTTCAAGTTTACAATAATGGTGTAGCTAAAGTGGttaatcattttcatcttttttgaaCTTTACTGTTCATAATCTCTCTTTCTCCGGGCATTACAGTGTGTTATTTTTAATAGGAGAAGTTCTGCAACTACGCTTGTGTTGAGCGCTTTCTGAGAGCAAAAGGTGATAACGTGAAGAAGTCCGCCAAGCACTTAAGGGCTTGCCTTTCTTGGAGAGAGAGCATCGGCTTAggtagattaaaaaaaaaacccttttatcGTTTTTCTTCTTTCGGTATCTCGTATTTGAAAGGAATTTAAATTCCTGTTCACGTATCGGAGATCCCACTtctttattatcatttaaaccAGCTTTGTCCATTGGAGTAAATAGGAACCAAACCGAAATCGAACCCCTTCTCatttgagttaagtttgaataaaaaatatcttaactttattttgattcaagtttgtTGAGGAACCGTTAAAAAATGATgtgagtttaacttaaatttatagttcaaatctataactcaaatataaaatctaGATTTATGAGTTTAATTcgtaatttattaataaaacgataatatttaacaattaaatataatttaaattgagtcacaaattatatttgaattaaattaaattatctatttagtttatgaacaaaattgaattatactttttatatgtttgagtttggtttagtttCATAATGAACTAGACCTTTTaacttaatcttaatttaaatttaaactaaataaattagaattgaGTGAAACTAACTTTTGAGCCAAGTCAGTTCGGTTCAGATCCGGCACAACTTGCCGGCGGTGTCTTTTTCTCGTTCTTCTATTTCGATtgcttcatctttatcttccaGCTATGCTTCTGGCTTCTCTTTTTATaaccattttcttttctttttgtgcGCTGGAATCTTGCTTTTTCGTCTTTGAATTAAGAGTTAAAGTAGACATCTTGTCATCTTTGAAAACTGACCCggaattcaaaataaagaacTAAACTTCATTCCTCTCCGCTTTTTTACGTACAGAGAATTTAACAGCTGATGAGTTCTCAGCTGAGCTCGTCGAGGGAGTCGCTTTTGTGGCTGGTAATGATGAAGAATCCAGACCCGTACTGGTAATCTCCCAACCTTCATTTCCTTACATATCAAGCTCTCAATTAATTTCAGCTGAAAGAAACTAACAGGGTCGATTTGAACAGGTTTTTAGAATTAAACAAGATTATCAGAAGTTCCATTCTCAAAAAATGTAAGTAACAAGAAAGGAAAACAATAACTGCTTCTTTTTAATAAGAAAGAATCTGATAGCGGCActtgtttttgttctttcttgCAAAATTTTCAGGTTCACTCGCTTGATCGTCTTCACTGTGGAAGTCGCCATTGGAGCTATGTCAAAAAATGCTGAACAGCTCGTGATGCTCTTCGACGCAAGTAAGTCCGTGTCCCAAATTTACAACActctgaaaaacaaaaagatttcAGCTTTATCGGAGAACAAGCACGCCGGTAAAGCAGCAGCAGCATCATGTAAATTAAGAGACCAAGCTCGCAACTTTATCGGAGAGCAGGCAGGCTCTCTGATAATGTCCGAACAATGTCTGGAGTGCCCCTGAGATGTCAACGTCATTAGCTCTGGTTTGGAGGGGCATTATCGGgaatttgagttaattaataatattttctcctaGAATTTGTCAAAAACAGTGGCTGAATCTGAGTCTGAGTCTGTGACTTCCTTAAATTTCTTGATTCTCAACACTGTCAGGCTCTTtgtaataatattgtttatgaatttgtttttttatttgaaattcagGCTTTTTCAGATCAGCTTCAGCTTTTATGAACTTATTGCTGACATCACTGAAAATTGCGGCCGACTTCTATCCTGGAAGGCTTTTCAAGGCTTTTGTCATCGATCcaccttctcttttttcttatcTATGGaaggtaattttatttctaattttattattttatttggattttcagCACTGTTAATTTCTTATTGTATATTTCGCAGGGTGTCCGTCCATTTGTCGAGCTGTCGACGGCCGTCACGTTGGTGTCGTCGCTGGACTTTGAAGAATCACTGGAGTTCAATGACTTTTCAGCCTACCCACGGGCTTCGTCTCTCCGATTCGAGACACCGTCGGTGAAATCGACGGCCAAGATAGGTTCTTGCTCTTCCTCCCGATTTTCCTTCACAGTGTCCCACCATTTTGACTCTCTCAAACCATGGTACCTCTCTTTAACTGACACCTCATCAGCCAAGGTGGGACCCACAAGTCGATGTCCGATGGGCCCCGCTCTCGTCTCCCCGCTGAGCGCTCGTTCACTCTCGTTCGCATCGCCGGCCGTCAGAACTCCACGTAGCGGAATTAACGGTAGGAAAAGCTTATTTCCGTCGACACCGTTGCCGCAGCGAAGCAAGGGGAGCGAGCCAATCAAAATCGCCCACCCTCGAACACCACGTCCCTCCGCCTTGCTGCAATCACCGGCCATGTTTTTCAGAAAAGATTGCCACGTCAGCGTCAGGACAGACAAGTCTCGAGAATCGTTCTTaccatttttaaaattctacaGAAGGCCGTACGATGAGATGGTTTACAGGTCAAAGATGCGTCCTCCACTCGGCGGCCTAATCTCCATCGTCTCCCCATACGTCAAACGCCGCCCCATGTCGGAATCACAACGGTTCTAAACACtcacaaactaaaaaataaaaaatattacaccAGCCTTTATTCACATATAACTACTTGTGTCAATGACACTAATTAATGAAGCCAATAATTGACTGATTATTCTGTTTATCTCGAGTTACATGGTGAGCTCGTGCGGGAGACTACGTACGAGATGGGACGTGAAAGCTTGTGCCCCATGTCTAATTTTGAGGTCTGTGGAAAaacatatgtatttataaatataaaatctacgTTTGGGTTTTGCATGGGGGAAAGACAGCGTGGTCGAGACGGCGAACACTTTACTGTATTGGAAATCTTACTGTACCAAGAAAACCAAAACGTTGAAACTTGAAAccaaatctctctctctctctctctctctctctctctatatgtttcatatcaaaattgaaattttgtgaGATTATTGTATTTGAGTTGTTTTAGGAGGGTTGGAGAATCTAGATGTACTTGTCTTGGCTGgacttaatttgtttataataaagAAGACTCAAGTAGTCAAGTGTTTGAATATGTACATCAGTTGAGGATTGGCTTCTCTTCTCACTTGAATTCTTGAAATTGAAGAATGGTGGGCAGCTGGCTTGGTAGGAACGTGTGTGGTGTTTTGTTGTTTCAGAAGTCTAAAACTCAAAATGGAGCTTCTGAATTTCtgggaataaaaaaaataataattctgcAAGCATACTCAGACACCAATACGGGTTCTTGTGTGGGAGAAATGGAGATCTTGTCGGGTAGGAAGTCTCGTTGAGGCATCAAGGTTCTGTTCATACGAGCTGACGTTCGCATGGGCATCCTAGTTTCTTGTTCTTGTCATGGTAATCAAATCCTATATTATATCTTATCGTaggatatatatcatatatcgtAGAATACTGATAATTAATTTCTTAGAATCTGTCAAGTGAAAATCCATCGACTGCTTCTTTCTACAATGAAGGCAGAGTCTCTATTGGAGAAACTCCCAAAGAtccaataattttctttattaccCTTGTCCTCAATTGAGTCATCTGAGTACAATTTCTTCCAGTTTCTATACATATACTCTGGTTCGAGTACTATCTTGGTATAACTATATGTGTCATAACATAAACGTTAACTTTTGAAGGATGAGTAATATTgaaaaactattaaatatttatgtatgtaagattttaaattatataaattagccgatgataaaaaaatcatattaataatattcttgAAACTGGAATTGCACCttaattttctcaaaaaattcaACGGAGTTTTGTAGTGGTTGCTGTAATTGGTTTTGCATTAACATGTGAATAGcgttaaaaacaaattaaataaaattcagcagtcatttgtattttcttttggatTCTTCTTCTTGAGACTCTGGAGTCATGTGCACTTGGTAACGATGCTCGCTCTACCCAATTCAAGACACCAGACTGGACatttataatgtttttaaatGGCAAAAGAACTATTTCACCCTCAAGTTTTAGTGTATTTTTAAAGTCATAACTacagagtttgaaaaatttgaagttccacctataaactaacttttattaaaaaaagtatgGGTAAagtcgttattttattaattatattaaaataatataaagttaattatttttccttctacagttttaaaaactaacaaatttgttcatgtctaaagttttctaactttcaaaagtaacattcccctttgaaaacctagggtttatttttcagAAGCTCTCCAGCCATCGGAGAAAGAGCTTCAACCAACCATCTCATTGGTCACCTCCAAAGCTTCCAAATGGCCCATTGAAGAGTCATCTTCATTGATTTCAAAAGAATCGATGAAGACCCATCTTCGTTGATTCTAGATAAATCGATGAAGACCCACTAAATCAACGAAGACAAGGGTCTTCGTCGATTCTAGAAGAATTGATGAAGATGTTTTTCTTCATCGATTCGTCTGGAATCGATGAAGATGCTCATCTTCGTCGATTCATCTGGAATCgacaaaaatttattcaattcaaatgaattgaCACGTCTTCATCGATTCATCTGGAATCGACAAAGATTTTGTTGATTCATATAAATCGATGCTTCTTCATTGATTCGTCTAGAATCGACAAAGACCTGTCTTCGTCGCCTCTTCTTCTATCAGAGAGTGAAGATTTGGTGGTTGACGAGTAGTGGGTTGTAGCGTTGTCATTGGTTGCCAGAGATGGTGATCGGAAAATGTTTGGAAAATAATCCTtaggttttgggggggggggggggtgttaaaaaattttagatagaggtgaagttattagtttttaaagccatgggggaaaatataagaaattttatctttttaatataattaatgaaatgatgattctacctttatcttttttaacagaagttagttCATAGgtgagattttaagtttttcaaacacGATGGATGAGACCAAAaatgcactaaaacttgggggagacatagtcatttggcctttttaaattGGGCTGTGTTTGATAATCTTTCGTTCTCACCAAGGGCATTTGGTTTAGGAATGttttactgttaaaattaaaaaattattttaaaaatattaaatataaattattattatatttaataaaattccataataaaaataaatctaaccGTCAGTTCACTAAATCAGTCAACCTGCCAAATTTAGCAACCTACTAAGGCTGTCTGTGTGCAGCCAAATCTAGCCATTCCGAGAGGAGTAGGCCGTAGGCTGATATTTTGTTCTCAATCCAAGCATCAAATCTAATCATTGAGCTTGAGATGGATGGATATGACATATTTCATTCTTCCATGTCATGGTAAATTTGATGATTACATTTGACAATTGATCAAGCTGTCTGTCTGTCACAGGTGATACACCATATGTGGTTCAAAATTGTCACCAAAAAGCACCTCAGCTCAGtatttaaaagaagaaaaacctcTTTAATAACCCTAACCTTAAGATTtcatttaatatatgaatatatgaattttaaaaaataatttaaaatcgttttattttatagatatatcaaaaataaaattttaatatatttaatttaattatttttaaattgattattaagtgtaagatttattatatttaatataattaattattatgctATGCAGTGAGAAGATTAACAACTAACAACATCACATTTGAGCTAGATTTGAGAGATCAAGTTGGGCTActtgaactcaaactcgtcTCCTATTATGATATTTGACAATATGGGCTTCCATGAGTTATTCATCCATTCTAATGAAGCAGAAGAAAGAAAACCAAAGTATTCCAAGATGTTGATTCATTATT
Above is a genomic segment from Mangifera indica cultivar Alphonso chromosome 3, CATAS_Mindica_2.1, whole genome shotgun sequence containing:
- the LOC123210640 gene encoding uncharacterized protein LOC123210640 isoform X1, translated to MGKKELRDQKANERVEAVLKLLRKQAPLTTKQEKFCNYACVERFLRAKGDNVKKSAKHLRACLSWRESIGLENLTADEFSAELVEGVAFVAGNDEESRPVLVFRIKQDYQKFHSQKMFTRLIVFTVEVAIGAMSKNAEQLVMLFDASFFRSASAFMNLLLTSLKIAADFYPGRLFKAFVIDPPSLFSYLWKGVRPFVELSTAVTLVSSLDFEESLEFNDFSAYPRASSLRFETPSVKSTAKIGSCSSSRFSFTVSHHFDSLKPWYLSLTDTSSAKVGPTSRCPMGPALVSPLSARSLSFASPAVRTPRSGINGRKSLFPSTPLPQRSKGSEPIKIAHPRTPRPSALLQSPAMFFRKDCHVSVRTDKSRESFLPFLKFYRRPYDEMVYRSKMRPPLGGLISIVSPYVKRRPMSESQRF
- the LOC123210640 gene encoding uncharacterized protein LOC123210640 isoform X2, which gives rise to MCSSLLQVYNNGVAKEKFCNYACVERFLRAKGDNVKKSAKHLRACLSWRESIGLENLTADEFSAELVEGVAFVAGNDEESRPVLVFRIKQDYQKFHSQKMFTRLIVFTVEVAIGAMSKNAEQLVMLFDASFFRSASAFMNLLLTSLKIAADFYPGRLFKAFVIDPPSLFSYLWKGVRPFVELSTAVTLVSSLDFEESLEFNDFSAYPRASSLRFETPSVKSTAKIGSCSSSRFSFTVSHHFDSLKPWYLSLTDTSSAKVGPTSRCPMGPALVSPLSARSLSFASPAVRTPRSGINGRKSLFPSTPLPQRSKGSEPIKIAHPRTPRPSALLQSPAMFFRKDCHVSVRTDKSRESFLPFLKFYRRPYDEMVYRSKMRPPLGGLISIVSPYVKRRPMSESQRF